From Roseburia hominis, the proteins below share one genomic window:
- a CDS encoding PucR family transcriptional regulator ligand-binding domain-containing protein: protein MSITVRDVLKIKEWQQCRVIAGEAGLDREIQYVDSMEVPNIIPWLRKNEFLVTTAYAIKDSEEMLLKIIQALAKQQSAGIALKTKFLGGITESIKKEAENLQLPIIELPGDIPFIDIIEPLMKIIVDDQNQKLEFNKAINEKFLAVQIDGGGFREIVQSLGELLKCKVVVADDRHNVISFFPEDLQETNDYIERGKFDELAVSSRLRQCMSDGKKDQPMVKIMDEEIWFHQIYVKTKCEGGLYVIGRPGQFNELSEIAMGQAKVHLALEFSKKGINEQKEYHQDNNFFLDLIGNNILTEEDAKRRAKGLHWPSVPHFMVVSDIDGFEEIIRGKDEDEIQSIKDEVIQIHRDIFQQHNIRIFIGNRSDSFHCLIFGNMGRAELKRSLEMIHEKVLATLGFTISTGISKEINGYLGFESCYRKIRTAIIVCKKKGRMKICFTDEMNLEEAFYEMAKMPIFQKFVRDTLYVIKEYDRNRGSFLLETLRVLTENMGARKETADILYLHRNTLAYRIRQIEQLTGMDLNDPQVLFQLQLAIKIETYVD from the coding sequence ATGTCGATTACAGTCAGAGATGTACTTAAAATAAAAGAGTGGCAGCAGTGCCGTGTGATAGCGGGGGAGGCAGGACTCGACCGGGAGATTCAGTATGTGGATTCCATGGAAGTGCCGAACATTATTCCATGGCTCAGAAAAAATGAGTTCCTGGTGACGACGGCTTACGCGATTAAAGACAGCGAGGAAATGCTGCTTAAGATCATTCAGGCATTGGCAAAACAGCAGTCTGCGGGAATCGCTCTGAAAACGAAATTCCTGGGAGGTATCACGGAATCCATAAAAAAAGAGGCGGAAAATCTGCAGCTGCCGATCATTGAATTGCCGGGAGATATCCCGTTCATTGACATTATAGAGCCTTTGATGAAAATAATTGTAGATGACCAGAATCAAAAACTGGAATTCAATAAAGCAATCAATGAAAAATTCCTGGCTGTGCAAATCGATGGCGGCGGATTTCGGGAAATTGTGCAGTCCCTGGGCGAGCTGTTGAAATGCAAGGTGGTGGTGGCAGATGACCGTCACAATGTGATTAGCTTCTTCCCAGAGGATTTGCAGGAGACTAACGACTATATAGAGCGGGGAAAGTTTGATGAATTAGCAGTGAGTTCGCGGCTCAGACAGTGCATGTCGGATGGCAAAAAAGATCAGCCTATGGTAAAAATCATGGATGAAGAAATTTGGTTTCATCAGATTTATGTCAAGACTAAATGTGAGGGCGGCCTGTACGTAATCGGGCGGCCGGGACAATTTAATGAGTTGAGCGAGATTGCTATGGGACAGGCCAAGGTTCATCTGGCGTTGGAATTCTCTAAAAAAGGAATCAATGAACAAAAGGAATACCATCAGGATAATAACTTTTTTCTGGACCTGATCGGAAATAATATTCTGACAGAAGAGGACGCTAAGAGAAGAGCTAAGGGTCTCCACTGGCCTTCTGTTCCGCATTTTATGGTAGTCTCGGATATCGATGGGTTTGAGGAGATCATCAGAGGAAAAGATGAGGACGAGATCCAGTCCATCAAAGATGAAGTGATTCAGATACACAGAGACATTTTTCAGCAGCACAATATACGGATCTTTATAGGAAACAGGAGTGATAGCTTCCATTGCCTTATTTTTGGAAATATGGGACGTGCGGAACTCAAAAGATCGCTGGAGATGATTCATGAAAAAGTCCTGGCAACTCTCGGATTTACCATTTCGACCGGAATATCAAAGGAAATTAACGGGTATCTGGGGTTTGAGAGTTGTTATCGGAAAATCAGAACTGCAATTATCGTCTGTAAGAAAAAAGGACGAATGAAAATATGCTTTACCGACGAGATGAATTTGGAGGAAGCCTTCTATGAGATGGCAAAGATGCCGATCTTCCAAAAATTTGTCAGGGATACCCTCTATGTGATAAAGGAATACGACAGAAATCGAGGAAGTTTTCTTTTGGAAACGCTCCGTGTATTGACTGAAAATATGGGCGCAAGAAAGGAAACAGCGGATATTCTATACCTACACAGAAATACATTGGCGTACCGAATTAGACAGATTGAACAATTAACAGGTATGGATCTGAATGACCCGCAGGTGCTGTTTCAGTTGCAATTAGCGATAAAAATTGAGACATATGTAGATTAA
- a CDS encoding permease, with product MERIRLGWDFFQNQILGMHWLREGIGSLLNSTGLDTNETLGGVLQFFIYDTIKIFVLLSVLIFLISYIQSYFPPERSKKILGRFRGITANLIGALLGTVTPFCSCSSIPIFMGFTSAGLPLGVTFSFLISSPMVDLGSLVLLMSIFGGKIAAAYVVVGLVVAVAGGSLIERLHMEDQVAEFIRQAANVDTALPELTVRDRLEYGRDQVLNTIKKVALYVFIGVGIGAVIHNLIPARFVESILGGNRWYAVPLATAVGIPMYADIFGTIPVAESLLAKGAGLGTILSFMMAVTTLSLPSMIMLSKAVKKKLLVTFIAIVSAGIILVGYLFNAGAYLFI from the coding sequence ATGGAACGAATCAGACTGGGTTGGGATTTTTTTCAAAATCAGATATTGGGAATGCACTGGCTGCGTGAGGGAATCGGCAGCCTGTTAAATAGTACAGGGCTCGACACGAACGAAACACTGGGTGGGGTACTGCAGTTTTTTATCTATGATACTATTAAAATTTTTGTACTGCTTTCCGTGCTGATTTTCCTGATTTCCTATATACAGAGTTATTTTCCACCGGAGAGAAGCAAGAAAATACTGGGACGTTTTCGCGGGATAACCGCGAATCTGATCGGCGCGCTGCTTGGGACGGTAACCCCATTTTGCTCCTGCTCCTCGATCCCGATTTTTATGGGCTTTACGAGTGCGGGCCTGCCTCTGGGCGTGACCTTCTCCTTCCTGATCTCTTCACCGATGGTGGACCTGGGTTCCCTGGTGCTGCTCATGAGTATTTTCGGAGGGAAAATAGCGGCAGCCTATGTGGTGGTGGGACTTGTCGTTGCGGTGGCCGGCGGCAGCCTGATCGAACGGCTGCATATGGAAGACCAGGTGGCGGAATTTATCCGGCAGGCGGCAAATGTGGATACTGCGCTTCCTGAACTGACCGTGCGCGACCGGCTGGAGTATGGCAGAGATCAGGTCCTGAATACGATTAAAAAGGTGGCGCTTTATGTTTTCATCGGAGTGGGAATCGGCGCGGTGATTCACAACCTGATTCCGGCCCGGTTCGTGGAAAGCATTCTCGGGGGGAACAGATGGTATGCGGTTCCGCTCGCGACGGCCGTGGGAATACCGATGTACGCGGATATCTTCGGAACGATTCCGGTGGCGGAGAGCCTTCTGGCAAAGGGCGCCGGGCTTGGAACCATTCTTTCTTTTATGATGGCGGTCACGACGTTGTCCCTGCCCTCTATGATCATGCTCAGCAAAGCCGTGAAGAAAAAATTGCTGGTGACATTTATTGCGATTGTCTCGGCGGGAATCATTTTGGTAGGGTATTTGTTTAATGCGGGAGCATATTTGTTTATTTAG